A DNA window from Falco naumanni isolate bFalNau1 chromosome Z, bFalNau1.pat, whole genome shotgun sequence contains the following coding sequences:
- the HAUS6 gene encoding HAUS augmin-like complex subunit 6 isoform X1: protein MESEWEMQHFWLYVRALGFDPGDGDGSSGLGRVAFDTSYTRFLAIAHFIFTKLDQNLAEESLKNCGHSLFFAVPHFWKNYCRRLKEMEDEDEGCVLQIPASVFTFPVGPKLIHMFYQLARCVVIKDLKNDSVGTDAPFAVELSPEYMYMADVRHRVAYNKLLTVFQREDFVLQEYEEKAQILIKERKRIESEYAVLKTQFCKTEQHDQNKTDRTEKIKKVRSMWTLVIEMLASLKKEKEEVDSVLDVLKDCAGQCVLDGANVFSVPRLLCDRVKSDGYQHCTGNIYEAENLNFLTVIKLLNEAQRALRDEHCQCDLSQLLQFTENSIMLCNGLLQNLKANRVKIEQQDLLSTRGSISRKQEDWKVTWENFLGQCPFNLILDQRPVLGLLRALPPCSDVAEEEDEDIDFSPHLFSVSDVCDSVAERRSEKDGGALGTTIDESAAPPTCHPGIPSVPLELSEASENRDLLIGKKLHTETLKGKEEPVPPEILKGERDESAISETWQNADDHVIQRESPVKKEDPLKKFTEELAEAELPFSNILQVAKAVVSESPQGGEEKGTAMEDLVSLLAQNPFLTRKEIPRTPENLFNEIRSSWREATETEGSSDVELAETEVMIEVPVDARLAMQKATDSRFVCSVPASPEPDFDPPLSESKSPLSSMECRPYEQVSGDHIESPVSETSGMQESGERTEAQELKCIVLNKSSVEDPKEHTFQYIKRSMNTEGTGSEHNSRTNVLLSDHCQSSSVRVMHTKPFLVSMSCESAHMGILEETLPELYSAGLNISASSQSDFGTTDSTYVTGGSENHGNAEKPKLDPQSVFSIYEVLEETPSGSEEKLHQTHDGGETVILATENRYGSCGSLNHFCLDEEFTKTPSPESLNEKKNSLSSLLVSCQRLEEMASMVHKIPSDVIRRWKDVCDSVAERRSEKDGGALGTTIDESAAPPTCHPGIPSVPLELSEASENRDLLIGKKLHTETLKGKEEPVPPEILKGERDESAISETWQNADDHVIQRESPVKKEDPLKKFTEELAEAELPFSNILQVAKAVVSESPQGGEEKGTAMEDLVSLLAQNPFLTRKEIPRTPENLFNEIRSSWREATETEGSSDVELAETEVMIEVPVDARLAMQKATDSRFVCSVPASPEPDFDPPLSESKSPLSSMECRPYEQVSGDHIESPVSETSGMQESGERTEAQELKCIVLNKSSVEDPKEHTFQYIKRSMNTEGTGSEHNSRTNVLLSDHCQSSSVRVMHTKPFLVSMSCESAHMGILEETLPELYSAGLNISASSQSDFGTTDSTYVTGGSENHGNAEKPKLDPQSVFSIYEVLEETPSGSEEKLHQTHDGGETVILATENRYGSCGSLNHFCLDEEFTKTPSPESLNEKKNSLSSLLVSCQRLEEMASMVHKIPSDVIRRWKDVCDSVAERRSEKDGGALGTTIDESAAPPTCHPGIPSVPLELSEASENRDLLIGKKLHTETLKGKEEPVPPKILKGERDESAISETWQNADDHVIQRESPVKKEDPLKKFTEELAEAIKSS, encoded by the exons GATGAAGATGAAGGCTGTGTTCTACAAATTCCAGCTTCTGTATTTACTTTTCCTGTTGGTCCTAAGCTCATTCACATGTTCTATCAGTTGGCAAGATGTGTAGTGATTAAGGACCTGAAAAATGACTCTGTAG GGACTGATGCACCTTTTGCTGTAGAGTTGAGCCCTGAGTATATGTACATGGCAGATGTAAGACACAGAGTTGCATACAATAAACTTCTGACAGTTTTTCAAAGGGAAGATTTTGTTCTTCAGGAATATGAGGAGAAAGCACA aattttaattaaagaaagaaagcgGATAGAGTCTGAATATGCAGTCCTGAAGACGCAGTTTTGCAA GACAGAACAACAtgaccaaaacaaaactgatagaactgagaaaataaagaag GTCCGCAGTATGTGGACACTTGTAATAGAAATGCTTGCAtctctgaaaaaagaaaaggaagaagtggaTTCTGTACTTGATGTACTTAAAGATTGTGCTGGTCAGTGCGTTTTAGATGGAGCTAATGTTTTCAGTGTTCCCAGGCTGTTGTGTGACAGAGTCAAGAGTGATGGATACCAA CATTGCACAGGAAATATATATGAAGCTGAAAACCTGAATTTCTTAACAGTCATTAAGTTATTAAATGAAGCCCAGAGGGCACTGAGAGATGAACATTGTCAGTGTGATTTAAGTCAGCTGCTTCAGTTCACTGAGAACAGTATTATGCTCTGCAATGGACTACTACAGAATTTGAAAGCGAACAG GGTGAAAATAGAGCAACAGGATCTTTTGTCAACAAGAGGATCTATTTCTAGAAAACAGGAGGACTGGAAAGTGACGTGGGAAAACTTTCTTGGCCAGTGtccttttaatttaatcttAGATCAGCGTCCT gtaCTTGGTTTATTAAGAGCTTTGCCACCTTGTTCTGATGTTGCAGAAGAAGAAGATGAGGATATCGACTTTAGTCcacatctgttttcagtttcag ATGTTTGTGACTCTGTTGCTGAAAGACGTTCTGAGAAGGATGGCGGGGCATTGGGAACTACGATAGATGAGTCAGCAGCACCACCAACATG CCACCCAGGGATCCCTTCAGTGCCTTTGGAGTTGTCAGAAGCATCTGAAAACAGAGACCTGTTAATTGGAAAG AAGTTGCATACTGAAACTttgaaggggaaggaagagccTGTGCCTCCAGAGATCTTAAAAGGTGAAAGGGATGAATCTGCCATTTCAGAAACATGGCAGAATGCAGATGATCACGTTATCCAGAGAGAATCTCCTGTCAAAAAAGAAGACCCTCTTAAGAAATTCACAGAAGAACTGGCAGAAGCG gAGTTGCCCTTCTCTAACATCCTGCAGGTTGCAAAAGCAGTGGTATCTGAGTCGCCTCAGGGTGGTGAAGAAAAAGGAACGGCAATGGAAGATCTCGTTAGCCTACTGGCACAGAACCCATTTTtaacaaggaaagaaattcCCCGAACTCCAGAAAATCTAT TTAATGAAATTAGAAGCTCATGGAGAGAAGCTACTGAGACTGAGGGCTCATCAGACGTAGAGCTGGCCGAAACTGAAGTAATGATAGAAGTGCCAGTGGATGCTAGACTTGCAATGCAGAAGGCAACAGACTCTAGATTTGTGTGCTCTGTCCCTGCATCTCCTGAACCTGACTTCGATCCTCCCTTGTCAGAAAGCAAGTCCCCATTAAGTTCTATGGAATGTAGACCTTACGAGCAGGTGAGCGGAGATCACATTGAATCTCCAGTTTCAGAAACATCGGGAATGCAAGAGAGTGGTGAGAGAACTGAAGCACAggaattaaaatgtattgttttgaACAAAAGTTCTGTAGAAGATCCAAAGGAACATACTTTTCAATATATAAAGAGGAGCATGAATACTGAAGGTACTGGTTCAGAACACAACAGCAGAACAAATGTTCTACTTTCAGACCACTGCCAGAGTTCCTCAGTGCGTGTGATGCACACTAAACCGTTTTTAGTTTCTATGAGTTGTGAATCTGCCCACATGGGAATACTTGAGGAGACGCTTCCAGAACTTTATAGTGCAGGTCTCAACATAAGTGCAAGCTCACAGTCTGATTTTGGTACAACAGACAGCACATACGTAACAGGTGGTTCAGAAAAtcatggaaatgctgaaaaaccGAAGCTAGATCCACAGTCCGTGTTCAGCATCTATGAAGTGCTGGAAGAGACTCCATCTGGAAGTGAAGAGAAGCTGCACCAAACACATGATGGAGGTGAAACTGTAATTCttgcaacagaaaacagatatGGATCGTGTGGCTCTCTAAACCACTTTTGTTTGGATGAAGAATTTACCAAGACTCCATCACCAGAAtctcttaatgaaaaaaaaaattctctgtcATCTTTACTGGTATCCTGTCAACGTCTGGAGGAAATGGCATCAATGGTACACAAAATCCCATCAGACGTAATACGTAGATGGAAGG ATGTTTGTGACTCTGTTGCTGAAAGACGTTCTGAGAAGGATGGCGGGGCATTGGGAACTACGATAGATGAGTCAGCAGCACCACCAACATG CCACCCAGGGATCCCTTCAGTGCCTTTGGAGTTGTCAGAAGCATCTGAAAACAGAGACCTGTTAATTGGAAAG AAGTTGCATACTGAAACTttgaaggggaaggaagagccTGTGCCTCCAGAGATCTTAAAAGGTGAAAGGGATGAATCTGCCATTTCAGAAACATGGCAGAATGCAGATGATCACGTTATCCAGAGAGAATCTCCTGTCAAAAAAGAAGACCCTCTTAAGAAATTCACAGAAGAACTGGCAGAAGCG gAGTTGCCCTTCTCTAACATCCTGCAGGTTGCAAAAGCAGTGGTATCTGAGTCGCCTCAGGGTGGTGAAGAAAAAGGAACGGCAATGGAAGATCTCGTTAGCCTACTGGCACAGAACCCATTTTtaacaaggaaagaaattcCCCGAACTCCAGAAAATCTAT TTAATGAAATTAGAAGCTCATGGAGAGAAGCTACTGAGACTGAGGGCTCATCAGACGTAGAGCTGGCCGAAACTGAAGTAATGATAGAAGTGCCAGTGGATGCTAGACTTGCAATGCAGAAGGCAACAGACTCTAGATTTGTGTGCTCTGTCCCTGCATCTCCTGAACCTGACTTCGATCCTCCCTTGTCAGAAAGCAAGTCCCCATTAAGTTCTATGGAATGTAGACCTTACGAGCAGGTGAGCGGAGATCACATTGAATCTCCAGTTTCAGAAACATCGGGAATGCAAGAGAGTGGTGAGAGAACTGAAGCACAggaattaaaatgtattgttttgaACAAAAGTTCTGTAGAAGATCCAAAGGAACATACTTTTCAATATATAAAGAGGAGCATGAATACTGAAGGTACTGGTTCAGAACACAACAGCAGAACAAATGTTCTACTTTCAGACCACTGCCAGAGTTCCTCAGTGCGTGTGATGCACACTAAACCGTTTTTAGTTTCTATGAGTTGTGAATCTGCCCACATGGGAATACTTGAGGAGACGCTTCCAGAACTTTATAGTGCAGGTCTCAACATAAGTGCAAGCTCACAGTCTGATTTTGGTACAACAGACAGCACATACGTAACAGGTGGTTCAGAAAAtcatggaaatgctgaaaaaccGAAGCTAGATCCACAGTCCGTGTTCAGCATCTATGAAGTGCTGGAAGAGACTCCATCTGGAAGTGAAGAGAAGCTGCACCAAACACATGATGGAGGTGAAACTGTAATTCttgcaacagaaaacagatatGGATCGTGTGGCTCTCTAAACCACTTTTGTTTGGATGAAGAATTTACCAAGACTCCATCACCAGAAtctcttaatgaaaaaaaaaattctctgtcATCTTTACTGGTATCCTGTCAACGTCTGGAGGAAATGGCATCAATGGTACACAAAATCCCATCAGACGTAATACGTAGATGGAAGG ATGTTTGTGACTCTGTTGCTGAAAGACGTTCTGAGAAGGATGGCGGGGCATTGGGAACTACGATAGATGAGTCAGCAGCACCACCAACATG CCACCCAGGGATCCCTTCAGTGCCTTTGGAGTTGTCAGAAGCATCTGAAAACAGAGACCTGTTAATTGGAAAG AAGTTGCATACTGAAACTttgaaggggaaggaagagccTGTGCCTCCAAAGATCTTAAAAGGTGAAAGGGATGAATCTGCCATTTCAGAAACATGGCAGAATGCAGATGATCACGTTATCCAGAGAGAATCTCCTGTCAAAAAAGAAGACCCTCTTAAGAAATTCACAGAAGAACTGGCAGAAGCG ataaagaGCAGTTGA
- the HAUS6 gene encoding HAUS augmin-like complex subunit 6 isoform X9, which translates to MESEWEMQHFWLYVRALGFDPGDGDGSSGLGRVAFDTSYTRFLAIAHFIFTKLDQNLAEESLKNCGHSLFFAVPHFWKNYCRRLKEMEDEDEGCVLQIPASVFTFPVGPKLIHMFYQLARCVVIKDLKNDSVGTDAPFAVELSPEYMYMADVRHRVAYNKLLTVFQREDFVLQEYEEKAQILIKERKRIESEYAVLKTQFCKTEQHDQNKTDRTEKIKKVRSMWTLVIEMLASLKKEKEEVDSVLDVLKDCAGQCVLDGANVFSVPRLLCDRVKSDGYQHCTGNIYEAENLNFLTVIKLLNEAQRALRDEHCQCDLSQLLQFTENSIMLCNGLLQNLKANRVKIEQQDLLSTRGSISRKQEDWKVTWENFLGQCPFNLILDQRPVLGLLRALPPCSDVAEEEDEDIDFSPHLFSVSDVCDSVAERRSEKDGGALGTTIDESAAPPTCHPGIPSVPLELSEASENRDLLIGKKLHTETLKGKEEPVPPEILKGERDESAISETWQNADDHVIQRESPVKKEDPLKKFTEELAEAELPFSNILQVAKAVVSESPQGGEEKGTAMEDLVSLLAQNPFLTRKEIPRTPENLFNEIRSSWREATETEGSSDVELAETEVMIEVPVDARLAMQKATDSRFVCSVPASPEPDFDPPLSESKSPLSSMECRPYEQVSGDHIESPVSETSGMQESGERTEAQELKCIVLNKSSVEDPKEHTFQYIKRSMNTEGTGSEHNSRTNVLLSDHCQSSSVRVMHTKPFLVSMSCESAHMGILEETLPELYSAGLNISASSQSDFGTTDSTYVTGGSENHGNAEKPKLDPQSVFSIYEVLEETPSGSEEKLHQTHDGGETVILATENRYGSCGSLNHFCLDEEFTKTPSPESLNEKKNSLSSLLVSCQRLEEMASMVHKIPSDVIRRWKDVCDSVAERRSEKDGGALGTTIDESAAPPTCHPGIPSVPLELSEASENRDLLIGKKLHTETLKGKEEPVPPEILKGERDESAISETWQNADDHVIQRESPVKKEDPLKKFTEELAEAELPFSNILQVAKAVVSESPQGGEEKGTAMEDLVSLLAQNPFLTRKEIPRTPENLFNEIRSSWREATETEGSSDVELAETEVMIEVPVDARLAMQKATDSRFVCSVPASPEPDFDPPLSESKSPLSSMECRPYEQVSGDHIESPVSETSGMQESGERTEAQELKCIVLNKSSVEDPKEHTFQYIKRSMNTEGTGSEHNSRTNVLLSDHCQSSSVRVMHTKPFLVSMSCESAHMGILEETLPELYSAGLNISASSQSDFGTTDSTYVTGGSENHGNAEKPKLDPQSVFSIYEVLEETPSGSEEKLHQTHDGGETVILATENRYGSCGSLNHFCLDEEFTKTPSPESLNEKKNSLSSLLVSCQRLEEMASMVHKIPSDVIRRWKDVCDSVAERRSEKDGGALGTTIDESAAPPT; encoded by the exons GATGAAGATGAAGGCTGTGTTCTACAAATTCCAGCTTCTGTATTTACTTTTCCTGTTGGTCCTAAGCTCATTCACATGTTCTATCAGTTGGCAAGATGTGTAGTGATTAAGGACCTGAAAAATGACTCTGTAG GGACTGATGCACCTTTTGCTGTAGAGTTGAGCCCTGAGTATATGTACATGGCAGATGTAAGACACAGAGTTGCATACAATAAACTTCTGACAGTTTTTCAAAGGGAAGATTTTGTTCTTCAGGAATATGAGGAGAAAGCACA aattttaattaaagaaagaaagcgGATAGAGTCTGAATATGCAGTCCTGAAGACGCAGTTTTGCAA GACAGAACAACAtgaccaaaacaaaactgatagaactgagaaaataaagaag GTCCGCAGTATGTGGACACTTGTAATAGAAATGCTTGCAtctctgaaaaaagaaaaggaagaagtggaTTCTGTACTTGATGTACTTAAAGATTGTGCTGGTCAGTGCGTTTTAGATGGAGCTAATGTTTTCAGTGTTCCCAGGCTGTTGTGTGACAGAGTCAAGAGTGATGGATACCAA CATTGCACAGGAAATATATATGAAGCTGAAAACCTGAATTTCTTAACAGTCATTAAGTTATTAAATGAAGCCCAGAGGGCACTGAGAGATGAACATTGTCAGTGTGATTTAAGTCAGCTGCTTCAGTTCACTGAGAACAGTATTATGCTCTGCAATGGACTACTACAGAATTTGAAAGCGAACAG GGTGAAAATAGAGCAACAGGATCTTTTGTCAACAAGAGGATCTATTTCTAGAAAACAGGAGGACTGGAAAGTGACGTGGGAAAACTTTCTTGGCCAGTGtccttttaatttaatcttAGATCAGCGTCCT gtaCTTGGTTTATTAAGAGCTTTGCCACCTTGTTCTGATGTTGCAGAAGAAGAAGATGAGGATATCGACTTTAGTCcacatctgttttcagtttcag ATGTTTGTGACTCTGTTGCTGAAAGACGTTCTGAGAAGGATGGCGGGGCATTGGGAACTACGATAGATGAGTCAGCAGCACCACCAACATG CCACCCAGGGATCCCTTCAGTGCCTTTGGAGTTGTCAGAAGCATCTGAAAACAGAGACCTGTTAATTGGAAAG AAGTTGCATACTGAAACTttgaaggggaaggaagagccTGTGCCTCCAGAGATCTTAAAAGGTGAAAGGGATGAATCTGCCATTTCAGAAACATGGCAGAATGCAGATGATCACGTTATCCAGAGAGAATCTCCTGTCAAAAAAGAAGACCCTCTTAAGAAATTCACAGAAGAACTGGCAGAAGCG gAGTTGCCCTTCTCTAACATCCTGCAGGTTGCAAAAGCAGTGGTATCTGAGTCGCCTCAGGGTGGTGAAGAAAAAGGAACGGCAATGGAAGATCTCGTTAGCCTACTGGCACAGAACCCATTTTtaacaaggaaagaaattcCCCGAACTCCAGAAAATCTAT TTAATGAAATTAGAAGCTCATGGAGAGAAGCTACTGAGACTGAGGGCTCATCAGACGTAGAGCTGGCCGAAACTGAAGTAATGATAGAAGTGCCAGTGGATGCTAGACTTGCAATGCAGAAGGCAACAGACTCTAGATTTGTGTGCTCTGTCCCTGCATCTCCTGAACCTGACTTCGATCCTCCCTTGTCAGAAAGCAAGTCCCCATTAAGTTCTATGGAATGTAGACCTTACGAGCAGGTGAGCGGAGATCACATTGAATCTCCAGTTTCAGAAACATCGGGAATGCAAGAGAGTGGTGAGAGAACTGAAGCACAggaattaaaatgtattgttttgaACAAAAGTTCTGTAGAAGATCCAAAGGAACATACTTTTCAATATATAAAGAGGAGCATGAATACTGAAGGTACTGGTTCAGAACACAACAGCAGAACAAATGTTCTACTTTCAGACCACTGCCAGAGTTCCTCAGTGCGTGTGATGCACACTAAACCGTTTTTAGTTTCTATGAGTTGTGAATCTGCCCACATGGGAATACTTGAGGAGACGCTTCCAGAACTTTATAGTGCAGGTCTCAACATAAGTGCAAGCTCACAGTCTGATTTTGGTACAACAGACAGCACATACGTAACAGGTGGTTCAGAAAAtcatggaaatgctgaaaaaccGAAGCTAGATCCACAGTCCGTGTTCAGCATCTATGAAGTGCTGGAAGAGACTCCATCTGGAAGTGAAGAGAAGCTGCACCAAACACATGATGGAGGTGAAACTGTAATTCttgcaacagaaaacagatatGGATCGTGTGGCTCTCTAAACCACTTTTGTTTGGATGAAGAATTTACCAAGACTCCATCACCAGAAtctcttaatgaaaaaaaaaattctctgtcATCTTTACTGGTATCCTGTCAACGTCTGGAGGAAATGGCATCAATGGTACACAAAATCCCATCAGACGTAATACGTAGATGGAAGG ATGTTTGTGACTCTGTTGCTGAAAGACGTTCTGAGAAGGATGGCGGGGCATTGGGAACTACGATAGATGAGTCAGCAGCACCACCAACATG CCACCCAGGGATCCCTTCAGTGCCTTTGGAGTTGTCAGAAGCATCTGAAAACAGAGACCTGTTAATTGGAAAG AAGTTGCATACTGAAACTttgaaggggaaggaagagccTGTGCCTCCAGAGATCTTAAAAGGTGAAAGGGATGAATCTGCCATTTCAGAAACATGGCAGAATGCAGATGATCACGTTATCCAGAGAGAATCTCCTGTCAAAAAAGAAGACCCTCTTAAGAAATTCACAGAAGAACTGGCAGAAGCG gAGTTGCCCTTCTCTAACATCCTGCAGGTTGCAAAAGCAGTGGTATCTGAGTCGCCTCAGGGTGGTGAAGAAAAAGGAACGGCAATGGAAGATCTCGTTAGCCTACTGGCACAGAACCCATTTTtaacaaggaaagaaattcCCCGAACTCCAGAAAATCTAT TTAATGAAATTAGAAGCTCATGGAGAGAAGCTACTGAGACTGAGGGCTCATCAGACGTAGAGCTGGCCGAAACTGAAGTAATGATAGAAGTGCCAGTGGATGCTAGACTTGCAATGCAGAAGGCAACAGACTCTAGATTTGTGTGCTCTGTCCCTGCATCTCCTGAACCTGACTTCGATCCTCCCTTGTCAGAAAGCAAGTCCCCATTAAGTTCTATGGAATGTAGACCTTACGAGCAGGTGAGCGGAGATCACATTGAATCTCCAGTTTCAGAAACATCGGGAATGCAAGAGAGTGGTGAGAGAACTGAAGCACAggaattaaaatgtattgttttgaACAAAAGTTCTGTAGAAGATCCAAAGGAACATACTTTTCAATATATAAAGAGGAGCATGAATACTGAAGGTACTGGTTCAGAACACAACAGCAGAACAAATGTTCTACTTTCAGACCACTGCCAGAGTTCCTCAGTGCGTGTGATGCACACTAAACCGTTTTTAGTTTCTATGAGTTGTGAATCTGCCCACATGGGAATACTTGAGGAGACGCTTCCAGAACTTTATAGTGCAGGTCTCAACATAAGTGCAAGCTCACAGTCTGATTTTGGTACAACAGACAGCACATACGTAACAGGTGGTTCAGAAAAtcatggaaatgctgaaaaaccGAAGCTAGATCCACAGTCCGTGTTCAGCATCTATGAAGTGCTGGAAGAGACTCCATCTGGAAGTGAAGAGAAGCTGCACCAAACACATGATGGAGGTGAAACTGTAATTCttgcaacagaaaacagatatGGATCGTGTGGCTCTCTAAACCACTTTTGTTTGGATGAAGAATTTACCAAGACTCCATCACCAGAAtctcttaatgaaaaaaaaaattctctgtcATCTTTACTGGTATCCTGTCAACGTCTGGAGGAAATGGCATCAATGGTACACAAAATCCCATCAGACGTAATACGTAGATGGAAGG ATGTTTGTGACTCTGTTGCTGAAAGACGTTCTGAGAAGGATGGCGGGGCATTGGGAACTACGATAGATGAGTCAGCAGCACCACCAACATG a